A single window of Ictalurus punctatus breed USDA103 chromosome 27, Coco_2.0, whole genome shotgun sequence DNA harbors:
- the harbi1 gene encoding putative nuclease HARBI1 — translation MAIPIAILDCDLLLHGRGHKTLDRFDIETVPDEFLLTTFGFPREFIYYLVELLKDGLLRRTQRSRAISPDVQILAALGFYTSGSFQSKMGDAIGISQASMSRCVSNVTKALIEKAPEFIGFNRDEATKQQTKEEFYRVAGIPNIIGVVDCAHIAIKAPNAEDSSYVNKKGFHSINCQLVCDARGLLLSAETHWPGSLTDRAVFNQSSVCKLFEEQVTHEGWLLGDNRYPLRKWLMTPVPNPETPAGYRYNLAHMTTHEIVDRTFRALQTRFRCLDGAKGYLQYSPEKCSHIIQACCVLHNVSLQSGLDAWTFERTEATDQSEESNDPTEKVDLEALRVRQELIQNHFS, via the exons ATGGCGATCCCTATTGCGATCCTGGACTGTGACCTGTTGCTCCATGGCCGCGGGCACAAGACGCTGGATCGATTTGACATCGAAACCGTGCCGGACGAGTTTCTGTTGACGACGTTTGGTTTCCCACGCGAGTTCATCTATTACTTGGTGGAGCTGCTGAAGGATGGTTTGTTAAGACGCACGCAGCGGTCGCGAGCGATCAGCCCTGATGTTCAGATTCTTGCAGCTTTGGGTTTCTATACATCAGGCTCCTTCCAGAGCAAGATGGGAGACGCCATTGGCATCAGCCAGGCTTCCATGAGTCGCTGCGTCTCCAACGTCACCAAAGCTCTGATTGAGAAAGCCCCAGAGTTCATCGGCTTCAACAGGGACGAGGCCACCAAGCAGCAGACTAAAGAAGAGTTCTACAGGGTGGCTGGGATTCCTAATATTATAGGAGTCGTAGACTGCGCACACATAGCGATCAAAGCACCTAACGCAGAGGATTCATCATATGTTAATAAGAAAGGCTTCCACTCCATTAACTGCCAGCTGGTTTGTGACGCCCGAGGGTTGCTGCTGAGCGCCGAGACGCACTGGCCTGGCAGTCTGACCGACCGAGCTGTTTTTAACCAGTCTAGCGTGTGCAAGCTGTTTGAGGAGCAGGTGACCCACGAGGGCTGGCTTTTAg GAGATAATCGCTATCCTCTGCGGAAGTGGCTGATGACTCCGGTTCCGAATCCCGAAACTCCGGCGGGTTACCGCTACAACCTGGCTCACATGACCACGCACGAGATCGTAGACCGCACATTCCGCGCTCTCCAGACACGCTTCAGATGCCTGGACGGAGCCAAAGGCTATCTGCAGTACTCGCCTGAGAAGTGTTCTCACATCATCCAAGCGTGCTGCGTTCTGCATAATGTCTCGCTGCAGTCTGGACTGGACGCCTGGACCTTTGAGAGGACCGAGGCCACTGACCAGTCAGAAGAGAGCAATGATCCCACAGAAAAAGTGGACCTTGAGGCACTGAGAGTCCGACAGGAACTGATTCAGAATCACTTTAGCTAG